A genomic window from Scophthalmus maximus strain ysfricsl-2021 chromosome 17, ASM2237912v1, whole genome shotgun sequence includes:
- the LOC118288751 gene encoding homeodomain-interacting protein kinase 1-like encodes MAEMQSLAIPIGDVISSGTSDYMVQRSLGSGSFAVVTECLKMETNQMVAVKMFRYQKCNEDAKEEVTIHRKMNEYNLNRWNIIAFMDSFIFNGHYCLEFEKLDLSLYAFTKSLFAPLELEEICPIVQQLATAALFLEKVGIVHADLKPENIMLVDRLQKPLRVKVIDFGLAFVDPESCRGSALQSMWYRAPEVLLGARINRAIDIWSLGCIAAEMLLGDPLFPGSNNHDMMRHIVSVVNMPPAHLLRDGMWTAVFFSETPYLQPRQWILKSKFETRLFADRYSPLTINELSDLQMASYGTSGGGAGAEAFDRKTFVHLVTQMLKTDPAERITASEILQHPFVTMGHSADTFGSGPHVPSRAGQANSCRGRRSDNAEEPATLRTSPTDEASDIDADRSISDRRSAVDRLSCLSSTISKDTGQRKKRQWDTEADTNPDTSRAKGRRSERLAAMSAEAGGRARPAASRQHKQKRAGADPSTTSDDKSTRAKINLEKAMARSAKIILKDSKLARSRWTQVGHLGRRRRPDDEASGFVEKRRSRGLERDA; translated from the exons ATGGCCGAAATGCAAAGTTTGGCCATCCCCATCGGCGACGTCATCTCCTCCGGCACCTCGGACTACATGGTGCAGAGGTCCCTGGGCAGCGGCAGCTTCGCCGTGGTCACCGAGTGCTTGAAAATGGAGACCAATCAAATGGTGGCTGTAAAAATGTTCCGATACCAGAAATGCAACGAGGACGCAAAGGAGGAG GTGACCATCCACCGAAAGATGAACGAGTACAACTTGAACAGGTGGAATATCATCGCTTTTATGGACTCCTTCATCTTTAATGGACATTACTGTCTGGAGTTCGAGAAACTGGACTTGAGCTTGTACGCGTTCACGAAGAGCCTGTTTGCCCCTCTGGAACTGGAGGAGATCTGCCCCATCGtgcagcag CTGGCCACGGCCGCACTCTTCCTGGAGAAGGTTGGGATCGTTCACGCCGATCTAAAACCTGAAAACATCATGCTGGTGGACCGCTTGCAGAAGCCTCTGCGAGTCAAGGTCATCGACTTCGGATTGGCCTTTGTCGATCCTGAGAGCTGTCGGGGCTCAGCGCTGCAGTCCATGTGGTACAG AGCCCCTGAGGTCCTGCTGGGGGCGCGCATCAACCGGGCCATCGATATCTGGTCTCTGGGCTGCATTGCTGCTGAAATGCTGTTGGGGGACCCACTTTTCCCTGGCTCTAATAACCACGACATG ATGAGACACATTGTCTCCGTCGTAAATATGCCGCCGGCCCATTTGCTCAGAGATGGAATGTGGACAGCGGTGTTTTTCAGCGAAACGCCATACCTGCAGCCCCGCCAGTGGATATTAAAG TCAAAATTTGAGACGCGATTGTTTGCCGACCGCTACAGCCCACTCACCATCAACGAGCTGAGTGATCTTCAGATG GCGTCTTACGGAACGTCCGGAGGAGGCGCTGGCGCCGAGGCGTTTGACAGGAAGACCTTCGTCCACCTGGTCACGCAGATGCTGAAAACCGATCCCGCGGAGAGAATCACGGCGAGCGAAATTCTCCAGCACCCGTTTGTCACCATGGGCCATTCCGCGGACACGTTCGGCAGCGGCCCTCA CGTGCCATCGCGCGCGGGGCAGGCGAACTCCTGTCGGGGTCGGCGCTCCGATAATGCGGAAGAGCCGGCGACGCTGCGCACGAGCCCGACAGATGAGGCGTCCGACATCGATGCCGACCGCAGCATCTCCGACCGGCGCAGCGCCGTGGACCGTCTCTCCTGCCTGAGCAGCACCATCAGCAAGGACACGGGTCAGCGAAAGAAGAGACAATGGGATACTGAGGCCGACACAAA CCCGGACACGTCCCGGGccaaggggaggaggagtgaacgCCTGGCTGCCATGTCAGCCGAGGCGGGAGGCCGGGCGAGGCCGGCAGCGTCTcggcagcacaaacaaaagaggGCGGGCGCCGACCCGAGCACCACTTCGGACGACAAGTCGACGAGGGCAAAGATCAACCTCGAAAAAGCGATGGCACGCAGCGCCAAAA TCATATTAAAAGACTCCAAATTGGCACGGTCCCGCTGGACCCAAGTCGGCCAcctcgggaggaggaggaggcccgaCGACGAGGCTTCGGGCtttgtggagaagaggaggagccggGGGCTGGAGAGAGACGCGTGA